A part of Gemmatimonas groenlandica genomic DNA contains:
- a CDS encoding acetoacetate--CoA ligase — translation MSVDATPIWTPSAEGVDRARLTQFRRDLMQRGIVDPSVADAHALQRWSVEHPATFWAEIWRAAAVMADGPGSPQSPWSDVLVGGDRMAPPDALRGPRWFTDTRLNFAEHLLRRRDDGTAIVSWNEHGARQRLSFADLAGQVAATAAALVAAGVGVGDRVVGYLPNLPQAVIAMLAATSLGAVWSSCSPDFGTKGVLDRFGQIAPKVLIAADGYWYAGKQIDCLERLREIVTSLPSVAAVWVVPYVHAAPAIASIPGAVTFTAVLAQYAAHRKPTFTRLPFEHPLYIMYSSGTTGLPKCMVHGAGGTLLQHWKELALHTDLGADDAIFYFTTCGWMMWNWLVSALALGSTIVLYDGAPLAPSADVLWRMAAVERVSVFGTSAKYLSVLEKEGVQPRAAFDLSALRAILSTGSPLAAHSYDFVYEQIKSDVRLASISGGTDIVSCFALGDPTGAVYRGELQMRGLGMAVEVFGEDGTPVRNTPGELVCTRPFPSMPVAFWNDPDGAIYRAAYFEHFPGVWRHGDWAEITAHDGLIIHGRSDATLNPGGVRIGTAEIYRQVEQIPEILESLVIEQRLGVDGDDSRVVLFVRMRDGALLSADVQRGIRQRIREHASPHHVPKVIVAVADIPRTISGKITEIAVRDVVHGRPVRNADALANPAALALFADLPELQS, via the coding sequence ATGTCCGTTGATGCCACGCCGATCTGGACTCCGTCGGCCGAAGGCGTCGATCGCGCCCGCCTGACGCAGTTTCGGCGCGATCTCATGCAGCGCGGCATCGTCGATCCATCGGTGGCTGATGCGCATGCGTTGCAGCGATGGTCGGTCGAGCACCCCGCGACGTTTTGGGCCGAGATCTGGCGCGCGGCGGCGGTCATGGCGGACGGTCCCGGTTCACCCCAATCGCCGTGGAGCGACGTGCTGGTGGGCGGTGACCGGATGGCGCCGCCGGATGCGCTCCGCGGCCCGCGCTGGTTCACCGACACCCGGCTGAATTTCGCCGAACATCTGCTGCGTCGGCGCGATGATGGAACGGCGATCGTGTCGTGGAACGAGCACGGGGCCCGGCAGCGCCTCAGTTTCGCGGACTTGGCCGGACAAGTGGCTGCGACGGCCGCCGCACTCGTTGCCGCCGGCGTTGGCGTTGGTGATCGTGTCGTGGGCTATCTGCCGAATCTGCCGCAGGCCGTGATTGCTATGCTGGCGGCAACGTCGCTCGGCGCCGTGTGGTCGTCCTGCTCACCAGACTTCGGCACGAAGGGCGTACTCGATCGTTTCGGGCAGATCGCGCCCAAGGTGCTCATCGCCGCCGACGGTTATTGGTACGCGGGAAAGCAGATCGACTGCCTGGAACGACTGCGCGAGATTGTCACGTCGCTGCCGTCGGTGGCGGCCGTGTGGGTGGTGCCATACGTACACGCCGCGCCGGCCATCGCGTCGATTCCCGGTGCGGTCACCTTCACCGCGGTGTTGGCGCAGTATGCGGCGCATCGCAAGCCGACCTTCACTCGGCTGCCGTTCGAACATCCGCTGTACATCATGTATTCGTCGGGCACGACGGGACTTCCCAAGTGCATGGTGCATGGCGCGGGCGGCACGCTGCTGCAGCACTGGAAGGAGCTGGCCCTGCACACCGATCTTGGCGCCGATGATGCCATCTTCTACTTCACGACCTGTGGGTGGATGATGTGGAACTGGCTCGTGTCGGCGTTGGCATTGGGCAGCACGATCGTGCTGTACGACGGCGCCCCGCTGGCCCCATCCGCCGACGTGCTGTGGCGCATGGCCGCCGTCGAGCGCGTGTCGGTGTTCGGCACGAGTGCCAAGTATCTGTCCGTGCTCGAGAAGGAAGGCGTGCAGCCGCGTGCAGCATTCGATCTGAGCGCGTTGCGCGCGATTCTGTCCACGGGCAGCCCGCTGGCAGCGCACAGCTACGATTTCGTGTACGAGCAGATCAAATCGGACGTTCGTCTGGCCAGCATCAGTGGCGGCACCGACATCGTGAGCTGTTTTGCGTTGGGTGATCCCACCGGCGCGGTGTATCGCGGCGAATTGCAGATGCGCGGGCTTGGCATGGCGGTCGAGGTGTTCGGGGAGGATGGCACGCCGGTGCGTAACACGCCGGGGGAGCTGGTGTGCACGCGGCCGTTCCCGAGTATGCCGGTGGCGTTCTGGAATGATCCCGACGGGGCAATCTACCGCGCCGCCTACTTCGAGCATTTCCCCGGTGTGTGGCGTCATGGCGACTGGGCGGAGATCACGGCGCACGACGGCCTGATCATCCACGGCCGCAGCGACGCGACGCTCAACCCTGGTGGGGTGCGTATCGGTACGGCCGAGATCTATCGGCAGGTCGAGCAGATCCCGGAGATTCTGGAGTCGCTGGTCATCGAGCAACGGCTCGGCGTCGATGGCGACGACTCTCGCGTGGTGCTGTTCGTGCGCATGCGTGACGGGGCGTTGCTGAGTGCGGACGTTCAACGGGGCATCCGGCAGCGTATCCGGGAGCACGCCAGCCCGCATCATGTCCCGAAGGTGATCGTGGCGGTGGCGGACATTCCGCGCACGATCAGCGGCAAGATCACGGAGATCGCCGTTCGAGACGTGGTGCACGGCCGACCGGTCAGGAACGCCGACGCGCTGGCGAACCCGGCGGCGCTGGCGCTCTTTGCCGACCTCCCGGAGCTCCAATCGTAG
- a CDS encoding TonB-dependent receptor, protein MSSFVHPVVPYGRTLRHVLVALSVLAAPAVAAAQSGSISGLVSDSAKAPLPGAQVTVVGTRFSSTSGMDGRYRVVGVPAGTYSLRVQRIGALARTFDNITVAADRDTKLDITLAASALQLGGYVVSASRRVEKITDAPATVTRIDADQLRNTVGNSFTSVLKDVKGVDFFQTGVAAAGINARGFNSAFNNRMLQMEDNRVAVLPENGLPVGVFTTIPKIDIAGVEVLIGPGAALYGPDASNGVVTLLSKDPKQYKGLTVETSMGSNGGSVSKTFEKDPGHVSFSDLQVRYANVYGKVGFKVTGEALYANDWQNTNNYAPVAPRTTASPEINPDWTTSYRRASGALVYYFDQGGRLEYQAGASNSNGIGVTSAGRNQLKNWGYWNQQVRYTSDHWFAQAYATRSTSGQTFALNGFSTNRLAARFNGISDDSVRRASAFPADGHIYAGEIQYNTTVPKLFNTRIVAGSQVRRDVVSSKEVWLTDALTKEDIQLNQVGVYAQTETPVNQYAKLVFGARYDNPEFYDPQFSPKAALLLSPNENSTFRLTFNRAFKSPSILQTSFYFRDFSPSVGVFGNKDGTTIKDAAGTTLRTFAPVVPEVNNTIELGYKGVIKDRLYIDVAGYVARYKSFLSPLVVVANPFAGTFAYNTATNKKYTNAAGAEQIALTYYNLGEATLTGIDAGWRFVVNSKVNTTGTFSVLKLDSIIQKTGDPAEATSLNSPTMKATVGMDGKDGPFQTFGGFTMRFVKDYKFLSGVHNGRIPGLLNLDINMGKRLTPNMVLNVSVQNLFTCTSGVTTAPGFLRADQVAPYQRGWGCGLGRKHIELLNMPALGSMTFIGLRFDR, encoded by the coding sequence ATGTCGTCTTTCGTTCACCCGGTCGTCCCGTATGGGCGTACGCTCCGGCACGTGCTCGTGGCCCTGTCGGTCCTGGCGGCGCCCGCCGTCGCGGCGGCGCAGTCCGGCAGCATCTCCGGTCTCGTCTCCGACAGCGCGAAGGCGCCGCTGCCCGGCGCGCAGGTTACCGTGGTCGGTACCCGTTTCTCGAGCACGTCAGGTATGGACGGCCGCTATCGTGTGGTCGGCGTGCCGGCCGGCACGTATTCGTTGCGGGTGCAGCGCATCGGCGCACTGGCTCGCACCTTCGACAACATCACCGTCGCGGCCGACCGTGACACCAAGCTCGACATCACGCTCGCTGCCTCGGCGCTGCAACTGGGAGGCTATGTCGTGTCGGCCTCGCGTCGCGTGGAAAAGATTACCGATGCGCCGGCCACCGTCACGCGTATCGATGCCGATCAACTGCGCAACACGGTCGGCAACTCGTTCACGTCAGTGCTGAAGGACGTGAAGGGCGTCGACTTCTTCCAGACGGGCGTCGCTGCGGCGGGCATCAATGCCCGCGGCTTCAATAGCGCCTTCAACAACCGCATGCTGCAGATGGAAGACAACCGCGTCGCGGTGCTTCCGGAAAACGGCTTGCCGGTGGGCGTGTTCACGACCATCCCGAAGATCGACATCGCGGGCGTGGAAGTGCTGATCGGCCCCGGCGCGGCGCTTTACGGCCCCGACGCATCGAACGGTGTCGTCACGCTGCTCAGCAAGGACCCGAAGCAGTACAAGGGACTCACGGTCGAGACGTCGATGGGCAGCAATGGCGGCTCGGTGTCGAAGACCTTCGAGAAGGATCCGGGACATGTGAGCTTCTCGGATCTGCAGGTCCGTTACGCCAACGTGTACGGCAAGGTCGGCTTCAAGGTCACTGGTGAAGCGCTGTATGCCAACGACTGGCAGAACACCAACAACTATGCGCCGGTCGCACCGCGCACAACGGCGTCGCCGGAAATCAATCCCGACTGGACCACCAGCTATCGCCGCGCGAGCGGAGCCCTGGTGTACTACTTCGATCAGGGTGGACGTCTCGAGTACCAGGCGGGCGCCAGCAACAGCAACGGCATTGGCGTGACCAGCGCGGGTCGGAACCAGCTCAAGAACTGGGGCTACTGGAATCAGCAGGTGCGCTACACCTCCGATCACTGGTTCGCACAGGCCTACGCCACGCGCTCCACGTCGGGGCAGACCTTCGCGCTGAACGGCTTCTCCACGAATCGTCTGGCGGCACGTTTCAACGGCATCAGCGACGACTCCGTGCGTCGCGCCTCGGCGTTCCCGGCCGATGGGCACATCTACGCCGGTGAAATCCAGTACAACACGACGGTGCCGAAGCTGTTCAACACGCGCATCGTGGCCGGTTCGCAGGTGCGTCGTGACGTGGTCAGCTCGAAGGAGGTGTGGCTCACGGACGCACTGACCAAGGAAGACATCCAGCTGAACCAGGTGGGCGTGTACGCGCAGACGGAGACGCCGGTGAACCAGTACGCGAAGCTCGTGTTCGGCGCGCGCTACGACAATCCGGAGTTCTACGATCCGCAGTTCAGCCCGAAGGCGGCGCTGCTGCTCTCGCCGAACGAGAACAGCACCTTCCGCCTCACGTTCAATCGCGCGTTCAAGTCGCCGTCGATTCTGCAGACGAGCTTCTACTTCCGTGATTTCAGCCCGAGTGTCGGGGTGTTCGGTAACAAGGACGGTACGACGATCAAGGACGCGGCAGGCACCACGCTTCGCACCTTTGCGCCGGTCGTCCCCGAGGTGAACAACACGATCGAACTTGGCTACAAGGGCGTGATCAAGGACCGCCTGTATATCGACGTGGCCGGTTACGTGGCGCGCTACAAGTCGTTCCTCAGCCCGCTGGTCGTCGTCGCCAATCCGTTCGCAGGCACATTCGCGTACAACACCGCGACGAACAAGAAGTACACCAATGCGGCCGGTGCCGAACAGATCGCGCTCACGTACTACAACCTCGGTGAAGCCACGCTGACGGGCATCGATGCCGGCTGGCGCTTCGTGGTGAACAGTAAAGTGAATACGACCGGTACGTTCAGCGTGCTCAAGCTCGACTCGATCATCCAGAAGACCGGTGACCCGGCGGAAGCGACGTCGCTGAATAGCCCGACGATGAAGGCGACCGTCGGCATGGATGGCAAGGACGGCCCGTTCCAGACCTTCGGCGGATTCACGATGCGCTTCGTGAAGGACTACAAGTTTCTCTCAGGCGTACACAACGGTCGCATTCCGGGCCTGCTGAATCTCGACATCAACATGGGCAAGCGCCTCACGCCGAACATGGTGCTGAACGTGTCGGTGCAGAATCTCTTCACCTGCACGAGCGGCGTGACGACGGCGCCGGGATTTCTGCGAGCGGATCAGGTCGCACCCTACCAGCGTGGATGGGGATGTGGCTTGGGCCGTAAGCACATCGAACTGCTCAACATGCCGGCCCTTGGCTCGATGACGTTCATCGGCCTCCGGTTCGACCGCTAA
- a CDS encoding extracellular catalytic domain type 1 short-chain-length polyhydroxyalkanoate depolymerase has product MIDESSALAPLASGVVSGEYDGPEGRRPWRLFVPAGDATTPRAMLVMLHGCTQDAADIARGTRFDEEAQAGNFLVLYPEQTVAGNPRRCWNWFDAAHQSRGGGEPAILAAMIAKVGVTYHVDPQRVHLAGVSAGAGMAGLLAVAYPERFASLTSASGIGWRAASDVSAAISVMQKGAGDALPSGVAMRAAMGANAWALPVLVIHGGKDAVVSVRNADETARQFTALHDVVHGEAGQAPLVASEIPARVEQGYTVHERRWADAGGRPAVTLLRVDELGHAWSGGSHTGTFTDSAGPNASHLIATFMAQHARPAAR; this is encoded by the coding sequence ATGATCGATGAGTCCAGTGCGCTGGCACCGCTCGCGAGCGGCGTGGTGTCGGGGGAGTATGATGGTCCCGAAGGTCGTCGACCATGGCGCCTTTTTGTGCCGGCGGGCGATGCCACGACGCCGCGGGCGATGCTGGTCATGCTGCACGGTTGCACGCAGGATGCGGCGGACATCGCACGCGGGACGCGGTTCGATGAAGAAGCGCAGGCGGGCAACTTCCTCGTGTTGTACCCTGAGCAGACCGTCGCCGGCAATCCGCGACGCTGCTGGAATTGGTTCGACGCGGCGCACCAGTCACGCGGCGGTGGTGAGCCGGCGATTCTCGCGGCCATGATCGCGAAAGTCGGAGTGACGTACCACGTCGATCCTCAGCGCGTGCATCTGGCCGGTGTGTCGGCGGGTGCCGGCATGGCCGGACTGCTGGCCGTGGCGTATCCCGAACGATTTGCTTCGCTCACGTCGGCGTCGGGGATCGGCTGGCGTGCCGCCAGCGACGTATCGGCGGCGATCTCGGTCATGCAGAAGGGGGCGGGCGACGCGCTGCCATCGGGCGTGGCGATGCGCGCGGCAATGGGTGCCAACGCCTGGGCTCTGCCGGTGCTCGTGATACACGGAGGCAAGGATGCGGTGGTCAGCGTGCGCAACGCGGACGAGACGGCGCGACAGTTCACTGCGCTGCACGACGTCGTGCACGGCGAGGCAGGGCAGGCGCCCTTGGTCGCCTCCGAGATTCCGGCGCGCGTCGAGCAGGGCTATACCGTGCATGAGCGACGCTGGGCCGATGCTGGAGGGCGTCCCGCCGTCACGCTCCTGCGTGTCGATGAACTCGGGCATGCATGGTCGGGTGGCTCGCACACCGGTACTTTCACGGATAGTGCTGGACCAAACGCGAGTCACCTGATCGCGACCTTCATGGCGCAGCATGCGCGTCCAGCCGCTCGCTAG
- a CDS encoding class I adenylate-forming enzyme family protein: protein MTYPQLPDLFDPIAWWSMVDGTRTAIIDSASGSRYSYRDVDRDADRWHTVLARQGVQAGDRVGILAQNRYDFVPLFFGCIRLGAILVPLNWRLSAVELARVITDADPALIFGESASRALLEEACAHLDGTPMPRVLDLDHDLPAMQRAASDDVTPTSPARGHDDTTMLLYTSGSTGVPKGVMLPHRQLLWNAMATTIGWRLGSDDVGPAATPFFHTGGWHVFTTTLLSRGGTIVLMGAFEPTEYLDALDRFGVTVTFGVPTQFAMMRDCTNWGRPLPKLRWFFSGGAPCPPGIKDMVRAAGYGFREGYGLTECGPNCFATNDRTALEKDGSTGWPIPFLQMRLRADDGSLVGNDEIGELELRGPQMFSGYFRAPEKTADAMTADGWLRTGDLASRDAEGVHRIRGRRKEMFISGGENVFPGEVEAALLDCPGVLEATVIGVPDARWGEVGCALIVRRDPALDEGKVTAEARLRLAGYKVPKRVVFVEAIPRLGSGKIDRRATAALIPDA from the coding sequence ATGACGTATCCGCAGCTGCCCGATCTCTTCGATCCCATCGCCTGGTGGTCCATGGTGGATGGCACGCGAACGGCCATCATCGACTCGGCCTCCGGGAGTCGCTACAGCTACCGTGATGTCGATCGCGATGCTGATCGTTGGCACACGGTGCTGGCGCGCCAGGGCGTGCAGGCCGGCGACCGAGTGGGGATTCTCGCGCAGAATCGGTACGACTTCGTGCCGCTCTTCTTCGGCTGTATCCGGCTCGGCGCGATTCTGGTGCCGCTCAACTGGCGACTGTCGGCCGTCGAGCTGGCCCGCGTCATCACCGATGCTGACCCGGCGTTGATCTTCGGCGAATCGGCATCGCGCGCGCTGCTCGAAGAGGCGTGCGCGCATCTCGACGGCACCCCGATGCCGCGCGTGCTCGACCTGGATCACGATCTGCCGGCCATGCAGCGCGCGGCGAGCGACGACGTCACGCCAACGTCGCCCGCGCGCGGGCACGATGACACCACGATGCTGCTGTATACGTCGGGGAGCACCGGTGTCCCCAAAGGCGTGATGCTGCCGCATCGTCAGCTGCTGTGGAACGCCATGGCGACGACTATCGGGTGGAGACTGGGTTCCGATGATGTCGGACCGGCAGCCACACCGTTCTTCCACACGGGAGGATGGCACGTGTTCACGACCACCCTGCTGTCGCGCGGCGGCACGATCGTGCTGATGGGTGCCTTCGAGCCCACGGAGTACCTCGATGCGCTCGATCGGTTCGGGGTCACGGTCACGTTCGGGGTCCCCACACAGTTCGCGATGATGCGCGATTGCACGAACTGGGGCCGACCATTGCCGAAGTTGCGATGGTTCTTCTCAGGTGGTGCGCCCTGCCCACCGGGTATCAAGGATATGGTGCGCGCCGCGGGGTACGGCTTTCGCGAGGGGTATGGACTCACCGAGTGCGGACCGAACTGTTTCGCCACCAACGATCGCACCGCGCTCGAAAAGGATGGTTCGACCGGCTGGCCGATTCCGTTCCTGCAAATGCGGCTGCGTGCCGACGACGGTTCACTCGTCGGCAATGACGAAATCGGCGAGCTCGAGTTGCGCGGTCCGCAGATGTTCAGCGGCTACTTCCGTGCGCCTGAGAAGACCGCGGACGCCATGACGGCCGACGGCTGGCTGCGCACCGGCGATCTGGCGAGTCGCGATGCCGAGGGTGTGCATCGCATCCGGGGACGTCGCAAGGAAATGTTCATCTCCGGCGGCGAGAACGTGTTCCCCGGCGAAGTGGAAGCCGCGCTGCTGGATTGTCCCGGCGTGCTTGAAGCGACGGTGATCGGCGTGCCCGATGCGCGCTGGGGGGAGGTGGGATGCGCACTCATCGTGCGGCGCGATCCGGCGCTCGACGAGGGCAAGGTGACTGCCGAAGCGCGGCTGCGACTGGCTGGCTACAAGGTGCCCAAGCGCGTGGTGTTCGTCGAGGCAATCCCGCGGCTCGGCTCTGGAAAGATCGACCGACGGGCCACGGCGGCGCTCATTCCCGATGCCTGA
- a CDS encoding 3-oxoacyl-ACP synthase III family protein has translation MSQATTSSTFARGREATIIGTGSAVPSRIVTNEELSAQLGEDIDPFVRGTLGITQRHWCAPDESTADLAEAAGRAALVAAGISPEQIDLLIVATDTPEYVSPATSSVVHGRLGLTNAGTFDLNAGCAGFVTALDTAWKYIRADERYSRILVIGAYAMSKYLNPRDKKTLTIFADGAGAAVVEAGPVAGVLSSELFADGRYCHGMGVFAGGTHTPITHAVLDENVQQYLRFVQKYPASVNEEGWPRIVKSVLARAGHTPDDVDLWLWTQVNRSTIDIVMQGLGQPMERAHTIMHKWGYTGSACLPMALDDAVRSGRLHDGDLMVLTGSGAGLAMGSVAMRWRPAAAVAPSPSPLPPA, from the coding sequence GTGAGCCAGGCGACCACATCGAGCACGTTCGCTCGCGGTCGCGAAGCAACGATCATCGGCACCGGCAGCGCCGTTCCGTCGCGCATCGTGACCAACGAAGAACTGTCGGCGCAACTTGGCGAGGACATCGACCCATTCGTGCGGGGAACGCTCGGTATCACGCAGCGGCACTGGTGCGCACCCGATGAAAGCACCGCCGATCTGGCCGAAGCGGCGGGACGTGCGGCGCTTGTCGCCGCGGGAATCTCGCCGGAGCAGATCGACCTGCTGATCGTCGCCACCGACACGCCGGAGTATGTGTCACCGGCCACGTCGTCGGTGGTGCACGGACGTCTGGGGCTCACGAACGCCGGCACGTTCGACCTGAATGCGGGGTGCGCCGGATTCGTGACCGCCCTCGACACGGCGTGGAAGTATATCCGCGCCGACGAGCGGTATTCGCGCATTCTGGTGATCGGCGCGTACGCGATGTCGAAGTATCTGAATCCGCGCGACAAGAAGACGCTCACGATCTTCGCCGATGGCGCCGGTGCCGCCGTGGTCGAAGCCGGACCAGTGGCTGGCGTGCTGTCGTCGGAGCTCTTCGCCGATGGGCGCTACTGTCATGGCATGGGCGTGTTCGCGGGGGGCACGCACACGCCGATCACGCACGCCGTCCTCGACGAGAATGTGCAGCAGTACCTGCGCTTCGTGCAGAAGTATCCCGCGTCCGTGAACGAGGAGGGATGGCCGCGCATCGTGAAATCAGTGCTCGCGCGGGCTGGTCACACGCCGGATGACGTCGATCTCTGGCTCTGGACGCAGGTCAACCGATCCACCATCGACATCGTCATGCAGGGGCTGGGGCAGCCGATGGAGCGCGCGCACACCATCATGCACAAGTGGGGCTACACTGGCTCGGCGTGCCTGCCGATGGCGCTCGATGACGCCGTGCGGAGCGGTCGGCTCCATGACGGCGACCTGATGGTGCTCACGGGTTCAGGCGCCGGTCTCGCGATGGGCTCGGTCGCGATGCGCTGGCGTCCCGCCGCCGCCGTGGCTCCGTCGCCGTCTCCCCTGCCACCGGCGTAA
- a CDS encoding AMP-dependent synthetase/ligase, with protein sequence MATASTDTVAIMAETPLALRFLARCDRFPDSVAYAVYPTGARTPSRVLTWGEWRDASLACAARLLAAGIEPGDRVAILAGNRLLWPVVDVALQLVRAVGVGLYPTSAPAQIVALLQDSGARLLFTDSVAHVAEIRAASDPAVAGIAIVVDAARDGEVVPFTAWCDEGARLLRDRGATTKLEARIASLVPDDVAALIYTSGSTGEPKGACISHRYLAASAASIAEVLRIDGDDRSVSFLPYSHAAERIFGQCTRMLSGMSAALVEDPTDVFRVCEHFQPTVFGGLPRLFERLYEATEIARATGSDPRDAISSRIGPDVRLATSGGAALPQRVAETLDALGLPILGAYGQTEHLCIAMNRVDAIRFDTVGTPMPGTTVRIADDGELLVLRSALTFSGYWNKPDDTRAAFTDDGLWLRTGDQAALEADGALRITGRVKELIALSTGRKIAPLPIEAALTDSPFVAHAVCHGEGRKFPVALLALRRDMVTAWATAQQLSLPWSELTRHAALHALVQEQVDRVNAALARTDRIQSFAITDAEFSVAGGELTPTLKLVRRVIDTRFAPVFDALYAAAARPTGDA encoded by the coding sequence ATGGCGACTGCTTCCACCGATACGGTGGCCATCATGGCCGAGACGCCGCTGGCGTTGCGCTTCCTGGCGCGCTGCGACCGGTTTCCCGACTCGGTCGCGTATGCGGTGTATCCCACGGGGGCGCGCACGCCGAGTCGGGTGCTGACCTGGGGCGAGTGGCGCGATGCATCGCTGGCCTGTGCGGCGCGCCTCCTCGCTGCGGGCATCGAGCCCGGTGACCGGGTGGCGATTCTGGCGGGCAATCGACTACTGTGGCCGGTCGTAGACGTCGCGTTGCAGTTGGTGCGCGCGGTCGGTGTCGGCCTCTATCCAACCAGTGCGCCGGCGCAGATTGTGGCGCTGCTGCAAGACAGCGGCGCGCGTCTGCTGTTTACCGACAGCGTCGCGCACGTCGCGGAGATCCGGGCGGCCAGCGATCCAGCCGTGGCGGGTATTGCCATCGTCGTCGATGCCGCGCGCGACGGTGAGGTCGTGCCCTTCACGGCGTGGTGCGACGAGGGCGCACGATTGCTCCGCGATAGGGGTGCGACGACGAAGCTCGAGGCGCGCATCGCCTCTCTCGTGCCAGATGATGTGGCGGCGCTGATCTACACCTCGGGCTCGACCGGAGAACCGAAGGGCGCCTGCATTTCGCACCGATATCTGGCGGCATCTGCGGCGTCGATCGCGGAGGTGCTCCGCATCGACGGTGATGATCGCTCGGTCTCGTTTCTGCCGTACTCGCACGCGGCCGAGCGTATCTTCGGGCAGTGCACGCGTATGCTTTCGGGGATGTCGGCGGCCTTGGTGGAAGATCCGACGGACGTGTTTCGTGTGTGCGAGCATTTCCAACCCACGGTGTTCGGCGGGTTGCCGCGGCTCTTCGAACGCCTGTACGAGGCCACCGAGATCGCGCGCGCGACCGGCAGCGATCCCCGCGACGCCATCTCGTCGCGCATCGGCCCCGATGTACGCTTGGCGACGTCCGGAGGGGCGGCGCTACCGCAGCGCGTCGCGGAGACGCTCGATGCCTTGGGTCTGCCAATACTTGGCGCGTACGGACAGACCGAGCACCTGTGCATCGCCATGAACCGCGTCGACGCGATCCGGTTCGATACGGTCGGCACACCGATGCCGGGAACGACGGTCCGCATTGCCGATGACGGCGAACTGCTGGTGCTGCGGAGCGCGCTCACATTCAGTGGATACTGGAACAAACCCGACGACACGCGAGCGGCGTTCACGGACGACGGGCTCTGGTTACGAACTGGCGATCAGGCTGCACTCGAAGCCGATGGTGCGCTGCGCATCACGGGCCGCGTGAAGGAGCTCATCGCGCTCTCGACCGGTCGCAAGATCGCGCCGTTGCCCATTGAAGCCGCGCTGACCGACTCACCGTTTGTCGCGCATGCGGTCTGTCATGGGGAAGGTCGGAAGTTTCCGGTGGCGCTGCTGGCGCTCCGTCGCGACATGGTCACCGCGTGGGCCACGGCGCAGCAGCTCTCGCTCCCGTGGTCCGAGCTGACGCGGCACGCGGCGCTGCACGCCCTCGTGCAGGAGCAGGTCGATCGCGTGAACGCGGCGCTGGCGCGCACCGACCGCATTCAGTCGTTCGCGATCACCGATGCCGAGTTCTCGGTGGCGGGCGGTGAGCTGACGCCGACGCTCAAACTGGTGCGCCGTGTGATCGACACGCGCTTCGCTCCAGTATTCGACGCGTTGTACGCGGCCGCCGCGCGGCCCACGGGGGACGCCTGA